The following proteins come from a genomic window of Bubalus kerabau isolate K-KA32 ecotype Philippines breed swamp buffalo chromosome 20, PCC_UOA_SB_1v2, whole genome shotgun sequence:
- the CCR3 gene encoding C-C chemokine receptor type 3, translating into MATSADGIETVGEVAGTTPYDYEAALPCEKSNVKELAAQFLPPLYSLVFMTGLLGNVMVVVILTKYKRLRIMTNIYLLNLAISDVLFLFTLPFWIHYVRWNEWVFGHRMCKLLSGLYYMGLYSEIFFIILLTIDRYLAIVHAVFALRARTVTFGIVTSIFTWVLAGLAALPEFFFHETQEEAGQTFCSPLYPEDNENAWKRFHALRMNILGLALPLLVMAICYSGIIKTLLRCPSKKKYKAIRLIFVIMVVFFIFWTPYNLVVLLFAFQMHLKADCEQSRQLDLAMLVTEVIAYTHCCVNPVIYAFVGERFRKHLRHFFHRHVAIYLGKFMPFLPSEKLERTSSVSPSTGEQELSAVF; encoded by the coding sequence ATGGCGACCTCAGCTGATGGGATTGAAACTGTGGGGGAAGTTGCTGGGACCACACCCTACGACTATGAGGCGGCGCTGCCGTGCGAGAAGAGCAACGTCAAGGAGCTGGCGGCCCAGTTCCTGCCCCCACTGTACTCCCTGGTGTTCATGACCGGCCTGCTGGGCAacgtgatggtggtggtgatactCACCAAATACAAGCGGCTCCGGATCATGACCAACATCTACCTGCTCAACTTGGCCATTTCTGATGTGCTCTTCCTATTCACGCTGCCATTCTGGATTCACTATGTTAGGTGGAACGAGTGGGTTTTTGGCCACCGCATGTGTAAGTTGCTCTCCGGGCTCTATTACATGGGCTTGTACAGTGAGATCTTCTTCATCATCCTCTTGACCATAGACCGGTATCTTGCCATCGTCCACGCCGTGTTTGCCCTTCGAGCCCGTACAGTCACTTTTGGTATTGTTACCAGCATCTTCACCTGGGTCCTGGCAGGGCTAGCAGCCCTCCCTGAATTTTTCTTTCATGAGAcccaagaggaggctggacagaCTTTCTGCAGTCCTCTTTACCCAGAGGATAATGAAAATGCCTGGAAGAGATTCCACGCTCTGAGAATGAATATCCTGGGTCTCGCCCTGCCTCTGCTTGTTATGGCCATCTGCTATTCAGGAATTATTAAAACACTGCTGAGATGCcccagtaaaaaaaaatacaaagccaTTCGACTTATTTTTGTAATTATGGtggtcttctttattttctggacGCCCTACAATCTGGTTGTCCTACTGTTTGCTTTTCAAATGCACTTGAAGGCTGATTGTGAACAGAGCAGACAGCTGGACCTGGCCATGCTGGTGACAGAGGTGATCGCCTACACGCACTGCTGTGTCAACCCCGTGATCTATGCCTTCGTTGGTGAGAGGTTCCGGAAGCATCTCCGCCACTTTTTCCACAGACATGTGGCCATCTACCTGGGAAAATTCATGCCATTTCTTCCTAGTGAAAAATTGGAAAGAACCAGCTCCGTCTCCCCATCAACAGGGGAGCAGGAACTCTCTGCTGTATTTTAG